A single genomic interval of Agromyces cerinus harbors:
- a CDS encoding FAD-binding oxidoreductase — MGRTTLHDISGTVLEPGDDGYDEARTVWNGMVDRHPRYIVRCADATDVATAIRFGTQNDLEIGVRCGGHGIVGHAVADDGLMIDLRPMGDVQVDALGRRARVQGGALLGALDRAAQQHGLATTAGNVSHTGVGGLTLGGGMGWLARRLGLACDNVLAFELVTADGELLRVDRDSNRELDWALRGGGGNFGVVTAFEFALHPEPGDAIAVEFHYPIEDVADAEAAAAAMRAWRDLSIDAPRESTFTATISGGTVALGFVWVGDPLDARARIVALEQRLDHAAPPAARSVDPLSYLQLQTREDDVEGHAWRRYWKGHYFRELGDDLIEALLDRDDELSPDVSLQAYGGAIADVPGDATAFSRRDTAFEFVAASRWRSPHEDAPRIAAARRYASTMDEYSSGAYVNVLGDDGEAGLRRAYSTDQLTRLTAVKDAYDPGNVFHLNQNIRPTSG, encoded by the coding sequence ATGGGGCGCACGACGCTGCACGACATCTCCGGCACGGTGCTGGAACCGGGAGACGACGGCTACGACGAGGCCCGCACTGTCTGGAACGGCATGGTCGACCGGCATCCGCGCTACATCGTGCGGTGCGCCGACGCGACCGACGTCGCCACGGCGATCCGGTTCGGCACGCAGAACGACCTCGAGATCGGCGTGCGCTGCGGCGGGCACGGCATCGTCGGACACGCGGTCGCCGATGACGGTCTCATGATCGATCTCCGGCCCATGGGCGATGTGCAGGTCGATGCGCTCGGGCGGCGCGCGCGGGTGCAGGGCGGCGCCCTCCTCGGCGCCCTCGACCGAGCCGCACAGCAGCACGGCCTCGCAACGACGGCGGGGAACGTCTCGCACACCGGCGTCGGCGGGCTCACCCTCGGTGGCGGCATGGGCTGGCTCGCGAGGCGGCTCGGGCTCGCCTGCGACAACGTGCTCGCGTTCGAGCTCGTCACGGCCGATGGTGAGCTGCTGCGGGTCGACCGCGATTCCAATCGCGAACTCGATTGGGCGCTTCGCGGCGGCGGCGGCAACTTCGGTGTCGTCACCGCGTTCGAGTTCGCACTGCACCCCGAACCCGGCGACGCGATCGCCGTCGAGTTCCACTATCCGATCGAGGATGTCGCGGACGCTGAGGCCGCCGCAGCTGCGATGCGCGCATGGCGCGACCTCAGCATCGACGCGCCGCGCGAGTCGACCTTCACCGCGACGATCTCCGGCGGGACGGTGGCGCTCGGGTTCGTGTGGGTCGGTGATCCACTCGACGCTCGTGCACGCATCGTCGCGCTCGAGCAGCGCCTCGACCACGCCGCCCCTCCCGCTGCGAGATCAGTCGATCCGCTCAGCTACCTGCAGTTGCAGACGCGCGAAGACGACGTCGAAGGCCACGCATGGCGTCGGTACTGGAAGGGACACTACTTCCGCGAGCTCGGCGATGACCTGATCGAAGCGCTGCTCGATCGCGATGACGAACTCTCGCCCGACGTGAGTCTGCAGGCATACGGCGGGGCCATCGCGGACGTTCCCGGCGACGCCACAGCCTTCTCGAGGCGCGACACGGCGTTCGAGTTCGTGGCGGCCTCCCGCTGGCGCTCGCCCCACGAGGATGCGCCGCGGATTGCGGCCGCCCGGCGCTACGCGAGCACGATGGACGAGTACTCGAGCGGCGCGTACGTCAACGTGCTCGGCGACGATGGAGAGGCGGGGCTCCGTCGGGCGTACTCGACCGATCAACTGACACGACTGACCGCCGTCAAGGACGCGTACGATCCCGGCAACGTCTTCCATCTGAATCAGAACATCCGACCGACGTCGGGGTGA
- a CDS encoding M57 family metalloprotease gives MRITRTLALAATAAAALAVGTVIPAAGATPLDDSDVPSYQEFAASTYRDVDGGYIVNGDEVISDKGDLRNFYDLLVGPETPTDGLIVNTVNGADDKWSASQVGNLTYCVSTKFGTRHADVVNAMASGAALWESASSKINFVYVSSADGQCTTRNKSVLFSVEPVQTSQYIARAFFPSTPDRQQNVLIDDSIWSSGSWTPTNILGHELGHTLGFRHEHTRPESGTCFEDNNWRPLTPYDSSSIMHYPQCNGSSDDLSMTSSDRTGAVALYGN, from the coding sequence ATGAGAATCACGAGAACACTCGCGCTCGCCGCCACCGCGGCCGCCGCGCTCGCTGTCGGCACGGTAATCCCGGCCGCCGGCGCAACCCCGCTCGATGACTCCGACGTTCCCTCCTACCAGGAGTTCGCGGCATCGACCTACCGAGACGTCGATGGCGGCTACATCGTCAATGGTGACGAGGTGATCTCGGACAAGGGCGACCTGCGGAACTTCTACGACCTGCTCGTCGGTCCCGAGACGCCGACCGATGGTCTCATCGTCAACACGGTCAACGGCGCCGACGACAAGTGGTCGGCCTCGCAGGTCGGCAACCTCACCTATTGCGTCAGCACGAAGTTCGGCACGCGTCACGCCGATGTCGTCAACGCGATGGCGAGCGGCGCGGCTCTCTGGGAGTCCGCGTCATCGAAGATCAACTTCGTGTACGTGAGCAGCGCCGACGGCCAGTGCACGACGCGCAACAAGTCGGTACTGTTCTCGGTCGAGCCGGTGCAGACCTCGCAGTACATCGCCCGTGCGTTCTTCCCGAGCACGCCCGACCGTCAGCAGAACGTGCTCATCGACGACTCGATCTGGAGCTCGGGCTCCTGGACGCCGACCAACATCCTCGGTCACGAACTCGGCCACACCCTCGGGTTCCGGCACGAGCACACGCGTCCCGAATCGGGCACGTGCTTCGAAGACAACAACTGGCGTCCGCTGACGCCGTACGACTCTTCCTCGATCATGCACTACCCGCAGTGCAACGGTTCGTCCGACGATCTGTCGATGACGAGCTCCGACCGCACGGGGGCCGTCGCGCTCTACGGCAACTGA
- a CDS encoding DNA gyrase/topoisomerase IV subunit B: MSSDYSARHLSVLEGLEAVRKRPGMYIGSTDSRGLMHCLWEIIDNSVDESLAGHGNEIGVTLHPDGSVEVRDRARGIPVDIEPKTGLSGVEVVFTKLHAGGKFGSGSYAASGGLHGVGASVVNALSERLDVEVDRDGKTWAMSFHRGEPGNFADSGAPSPDAPFTPFEQRSELRVVGKVAKGVTGTRIRYWADRQIFTKGAEFQTEELLGRARQTAFLVPGLAIDVTDERGEAPHTTSFQFEGGISEFVEHLATDAPLTDVWRLTGTGHFTETVPVLTEGGAMVPTELKRECVVDIALRWGTGYDTVIRSFVNIIATPKGGTHQAGFDQGLLKFLRQQVELNARRLKAGNDKLEKDDVLAGLTAVVTVRLPEPQFEGQTKEVLGTPAARAIVSSVLTKELGARFSSTKRDDKNQAALLLDKVVAEMKSRISARAHKETQRRKNALESSSLPAKLVDCRSNDVAHSELFIVEGDSALGTAKLARDSEHQALLPIRGKILNVQKASVADMLANAECASIIQVIGAGSGRSFDLEAARYGKVILMADADVDGAHIRTLLLTLFFRYMRPMIEHGRVFAAVPPLHRVVVMNPGSKPNETIYTYSEAELKGVLATLDRQKKRYQDPIQRYKGLGEMDADQLATTTMDRRHRTLRRVGIGDAENAGRVFELLMGSDVAPRKEFIIESSDALERDRIDA; the protein is encoded by the coding sequence GTGAGCTCCGACTATTCCGCCCGCCATCTCTCCGTGCTCGAGGGCCTCGAGGCCGTGCGCAAGCGACCCGGCATGTACATCGGCTCGACCGACTCCCGCGGCCTCATGCACTGCCTCTGGGAGATCATCGACAACTCGGTCGACGAGTCGCTCGCGGGCCATGGCAACGAGATCGGCGTGACGCTCCACCCCGACGGCAGCGTCGAAGTGCGCGACCGCGCGCGCGGCATCCCGGTCGACATCGAGCCGAAGACCGGTCTCTCGGGCGTCGAGGTCGTGTTCACGAAGCTGCACGCGGGCGGCAAGTTCGGTTCCGGTTCCTATGCGGCCTCCGGTGGCCTGCACGGTGTCGGAGCATCCGTCGTCAATGCGCTCTCCGAGCGACTCGACGTCGAGGTCGACCGCGACGGCAAGACGTGGGCCATGTCGTTCCACCGCGGTGAGCCCGGCAACTTCGCCGATTCGGGTGCGCCATCGCCCGATGCACCGTTCACCCCGTTCGAGCAGCGCAGCGAGCTCCGGGTCGTCGGCAAGGTGGCGAAGGGCGTCACCGGCACGCGCATCCGATACTGGGCCGACCGCCAGATCTTCACGAAGGGCGCCGAGTTCCAGACCGAAGAGCTGCTCGGTCGCGCGCGCCAGACCGCGTTCCTCGTTCCCGGCCTCGCCATCGACGTCACCGACGAGCGGGGTGAGGCCCCGCACACGACCTCGTTCCAGTTCGAGGGCGGCATCTCCGAGTTCGTCGAGCACCTCGCGACCGATGCCCCGCTCACCGACGTGTGGCGTCTGACCGGCACCGGCCACTTCACCGAGACGGTTCCCGTGCTCACCGAGGGCGGCGCGATGGTGCCGACCGAGCTGAAGCGCGAGTGCGTGGTCGACATCGCCCTGCGCTGGGGCACCGGTTACGACACGGTGATCCGCTCGTTCGTGAACATCATCGCGACGCCCAAGGGCGGCACGCATCAGGCCGGCTTCGACCAGGGCCTCCTGAAGTTCCTGCGCCAGCAGGTCGAGCTGAACGCTCGACGCCTGAAGGCCGGCAACGACAAGCTCGAGAAGGACGACGTGCTCGCGGGCCTCACGGCGGTGGTCACGGTGCGCCTGCCCGAGCCGCAGTTCGAGGGTCAGACGAAAGAGGTGCTCGGCACGCCCGCTGCCCGCGCCATCGTCTCGAGCGTGCTGACGAAGGAGCTCGGAGCACGCTTCTCCTCCACGAAGCGCGACGACAAGAACCAGGCTGCCCTGCTGCTCGACAAGGTCGTCGCCGAGATGAAGTCGCGCATCTCCGCACGGGCGCACAAAGAGACGCAGCGCCGCAAGAACGCGCTCGAGAGCTCGTCGCTGCCGGCGAAGCTCGTCGACTGCCGGTCGAACGACGTCGCACACAGCGAGCTGTTCATCGTCGAGGGCGACTCCGCACTCGGCACCGCCAAGCTCGCCCGCGACAGCGAGCACCAGGCGTTGCTGCCGATCCGCGGCAAGATCCTGAACGTGCAGAAGGCGAGCGTGGCCGACATGCTCGCGAACGCCGAGTGCGCGTCGATCATCCAGGTGATCGGTGCCGGCTCCGGCCGCAGCTTCGATCTCGAGGCCGCCCGCTACGGCAAGGTCATCCTCATGGCCGACGCCGACGTCGACGGCGCGCACATCCGCACGCTGCTGCTCACGCTCTTCTTCCGCTACATGCGGCCGATGATCGAGCATGGCAGGGTGTTCGCCGCGGTGCCGCCGCTGCACCGGGTCGTCGTGATGAACCCCGGGTCGAAGCCGAACGAGACCATCTACACCTATTCAGAGGCCGAGCTCAAGGGCGTGCTCGCGACGCTCGATCGTCAGAAGAAGCGCTATCAAGACCCGATCCAGCGGTACAAGGGCCTCGGCGAGATGGACGCCGACCAACTCGCGACCACGACGATGGATCGCCGCCACCGCACTCTGCGTCGCGTGGGCATCGGCGATGCCGAGAACGCCGGGCGGGTGTTCGAACTGCTCATGGGCAGCGACGTCGCGCCTCGCAAGGAATTCATCATCGAGAGCTCCGACGCGCTCGAGCGCGATCGCATCGACGCGTGA
- a CDS encoding DUF7455 domain-containing protein: MTQYTETTGAVDELETPYELTALDRCDACGAQAYIRVVVASGELLFCAHHGRKHQEKLSQIAHSWHDESSKLLGDRS, encoded by the coding sequence ATGACCCAATACACCGAGACCACCGGTGCGGTCGATGAACTCGAGACCCCTTACGAGCTCACCGCGCTCGATCGATGCGATGCCTGCGGCGCGCAGGCGTACATCCGCGTCGTCGTCGCGAGCGGCGAACTGCTGTTCTGCGCCCACCACGGTCGCAAGCACCAGGAGAAGCTCTCGCAGATCGCGCACAGCTGGCACGACGAGTCGAGCAAGCTGCTCGGCGACCGCAGCTGA
- a CDS encoding type 1 glutamine amidotransferase, translated as MTLTIVSLLPRLQNTNGDAENARVLATRARWAGLDAEVVEVESAAQLPPRVDAIVLGSGSDSSLDESRELLLTMHDEFRRWGTEGVPILAIGTGWELLSWGVELASGRSVEGLGILPGRSVPRANRVTGDVVVKSPRFGMLVGFENHARDYVGAEASPLGRLRAGHGNGRDSGQEGAVMGDVYGTHLHGPVLAKNPVFADRILDTMASRAGLEYVSGERAQAVDAYASAARAAQLSAAGVSLPES; from the coding sequence ATGACCCTCACGATCGTCTCGTTGCTGCCCCGACTCCAGAACACGAACGGCGACGCCGAGAACGCCCGCGTGCTCGCGACGCGTGCACGGTGGGCGGGCCTCGACGCCGAGGTCGTCGAGGTCGAGTCGGCCGCGCAGCTGCCGCCCCGCGTCGACGCGATCGTGCTCGGTTCGGGCAGCGACTCGTCACTCGACGAGAGCCGCGAACTGCTGCTCACGATGCACGACGAGTTCCGCCGCTGGGGCACCGAGGGCGTGCCGATCCTCGCGATCGGCACCGGCTGGGAGCTGCTCAGCTGGGGCGTCGAGCTCGCGAGCGGGCGCAGCGTCGAGGGCCTCGGCATCCTGCCGGGCCGTTCAGTGCCGCGTGCGAACCGGGTGACCGGCGACGTCGTGGTGAAGAGCCCGCGCTTCGGCATGCTCGTCGGCTTCGAGAACCACGCGCGCGACTACGTCGGCGCAGAGGCATCCCCGCTCGGCCGTCTTCGCGCCGGACACGGCAACGGCCGCGACTCCGGTCAGGAGGGCGCGGTCATGGGCGATGTCTACGGCACCCACCTGCATGGCCCGGTGCTCGCCAAGAATCCCGTATTCGCCGATCGGATCCTCGACACCATGGCCTCGCGCGCCGGGCTCGAGTACGTCTCGGGCGAGCGGGCGCAGGCCGTCGACGCCTACGCGTCGGCCGCGCGTGCCGCGCAGCTGTCCGCCGCCGGCGTCTCGCTTCCCGAGTCCTGA
- a CDS encoding Mur ligase family protein, with the protein MRYAPAILVGRLTRFAARLRKPGGGSAVPGLVVNRIAPKYLKRTLSGFPQGLVVVSGSSGKSTTTKMLVAILRAHGVDVFTNPSTANISQGLTSALLEQADWQGRVPGEVAVLEMDEGHGALVMQGVDARVVCLTNVMVDQIDRFHDSEMVASMLARIAARAGESIIVNADDAYLERLAARVRPEVAVHRFGVTETVLAASPRGLGYTETSGTRLSSGTDVVVETVDGASAVLDDAGTSVSIGLPARGVHYAVDAAAAYATAKAVLGERFASSTAADALSAIPAVFGRGERTTVRGQDVEFVLVQNPASYQLNVDSIAPGTEQILFAIGSDVRDPSYFWPTDAGSLGRVSIVTGSKSAEAALMLAYDGVEIDRVEPDLGTAVDDFLAMPAPSSGVKTIVFTADAMRRTRAHLGLAGAE; encoded by the coding sequence GTGCGCTACGCCCCGGCGATCCTCGTCGGCAGGCTCACCCGATTCGCCGCCCGGCTGCGCAAGCCCGGCGGCGGATCGGCTGTTCCCGGCCTGGTCGTCAACCGCATCGCCCCGAAGTACCTGAAGCGCACCCTCTCGGGCTTCCCGCAGGGTCTCGTCGTCGTCTCGGGTTCGAGCGGCAAGTCGACGACCACGAAGATGCTCGTCGCGATCCTCCGCGCCCACGGCGTCGACGTCTTCACCAATCCGTCGACGGCGAACATCAGCCAGGGCCTCACCTCGGCGTTGCTCGAGCAGGCCGACTGGCAGGGCCGCGTGCCCGGCGAGGTCGCGGTGCTCGAGATGGACGAGGGCCACGGCGCACTCGTCATGCAGGGCGTCGACGCGCGGGTCGTGTGCCTGACGAACGTCATGGTCGACCAGATCGACCGTTTCCACGACTCAGAGATGGTCGCCTCCATGCTCGCCCGCATCGCGGCGCGCGCCGGCGAGTCGATCATCGTGAACGCCGATGACGCCTACCTCGAGCGACTGGCCGCACGGGTTCGCCCCGAGGTCGCCGTGCACCGCTTCGGCGTCACCGAGACCGTGCTCGCGGCATCGCCGCGCGGCCTCGGCTACACCGAGACGAGCGGCACCCGACTGTCGAGCGGCACCGACGTGGTCGTCGAAACGGTCGACGGTGCGTCTGCAGTGCTCGATGACGCCGGGACATCCGTCTCGATCGGACTGCCGGCACGCGGCGTGCACTACGCCGTCGATGCGGCGGCCGCGTACGCGACGGCGAAGGCCGTGCTCGGCGAGCGCTTCGCGAGCTCGACGGCTGCCGATGCCCTGAGCGCGATCCCCGCCGTGTTCGGCCGTGGCGAGCGCACCACCGTTCGCGGTCAGGATGTCGAGTTCGTGCTCGTGCAGAATCCCGCCAGCTATCAGCTCAACGTCGACAGCATCGCGCCGGGCACCGAGCAGATCCTGTTCGCGATCGGTTCCGACGTGCGCGACCCTTCCTATTTCTGGCCGACGGATGCCGGTTCGCTCGGCCGGGTCTCGATCGTGACCGGTTCGAAGTCGGCCGAGGCGGCGCTCATGCTGGCCTACGACGGCGTCGAGATCGACCGCGTCGAGCCTGACCTCGGCACGGCCGTCGACGACTTCCTGGCGATGCCGGCGCCCTCGTCGGGCGTCAAGACGATCGTCTTCACCGCCGACGCCATGCGACGCACTCGCGCCCACCTCGGACTCGCTGGAGCAGAATGA
- a CDS encoding RNA polymerase sigma factor produces the protein MATTKAATTAASEAEKPAAKRATAAKSTAAKTPAKAAATPATKTPRATTAKTATKPRAKAKAKSDDDEGEEVVDIEVVDGADDSAADGDDDDTKAVAVEPHPTGALVLRAVDDEDEVPVYSSAITGATADPVKDYLKQIGKVALLNAAEEVELAMRIEAGLFAEEKLSHMTDAEKRSQLGRELQWVAKDGQRAKSHLLGANLRLVVSLAKRYTGRGMQFLDLIQEGNLGLIRAVEKFDYTKGFKFSTYATWWIRQAITRAMADQARTIRIPVHMVEVINKLARVQRQMLQDLGREPTPEELSRELDMTPEKVIEVQKYGREPISLHTPLGEDGDSEFGDLIEDTEAVVPADAVGFTMLQKQLESLLDSLSEREAGVIRMRFGLGDGMPKTLDQIGDTFGVTRERIRQIESKTMAKLRHPSRSQSLRDYLE, from the coding sequence ATGGCAACGACGAAAGCCGCGACGACGGCTGCGAGCGAGGCGGAGAAGCCCGCTGCGAAGCGCGCGACCGCCGCGAAGTCGACCGCCGCGAAGACGCCGGCGAAGGCCGCGGCCACCCCCGCGACCAAGACGCCGCGCGCTACCACCGCGAAGACCGCGACCAAGCCCCGCGCCAAGGCGAAGGCCAAGAGCGACGACGATGAAGGTGAAGAGGTCGTCGACATCGAGGTCGTCGACGGCGCCGATGACTCGGCGGCCGACGGCGACGACGACGACACGAAGGCCGTCGCGGTAGAGCCGCACCCCACCGGTGCCCTCGTGCTGCGCGCGGTCGACGACGAAGACGAGGTTCCGGTCTACTCGAGCGCCATCACCGGCGCGACGGCCGACCCCGTCAAGGACTACCTGAAGCAGATCGGAAAGGTCGCGCTCCTGAACGCGGCCGAAGAGGTCGAGCTCGCGATGCGCATCGAGGCGGGCCTGTTCGCCGAAGAGAAGCTGTCGCACATGACCGATGCGGAGAAGCGCTCGCAGCTCGGTCGCGAACTGCAGTGGGTCGCCAAAGACGGTCAGCGCGCCAAGAGCCACCTGCTCGGCGCGAACCTGCGCCTCGTGGTCTCGCTCGCCAAGCGCTATACGGGTCGCGGCATGCAGTTCCTCGACCTCATCCAAGAGGGCAACCTCGGCCTCATCCGTGCGGTCGAGAAGTTCGACTACACCAAGGGCTTCAAGTTCTCGACGTACGCGACGTGGTGGATCCGCCAGGCGATCACCCGCGCCATGGCCGACCAGGCGCGCACCATCCGCATCCCGGTGCACATGGTCGAGGTCATCAACAAGCTCGCCCGCGTACAGCGTCAGATGCTGCAGGACCTCGGTCGCGAGCCCACGCCCGAAGAGCTCAGCCGCGAACTCGACATGACCCCCGAGAAGGTCATCGAGGTGCAGAAGTACGGCCGCGAGCCCATCTCGCTGCACACGCCCCTCGGTGAAGACGGCGACAGCGAGTTCGGCGACCTCATCGAGGACACCGAGGCGGTCGTCCCGGCCGACGCGGTCGGTTTCACGATGCTGCAGAAGCAGCTCGAGTCGCTCCTCGACTCGCTGAGCGAGCGCGAGGCGGGCGTCATCCGCATGCGATTCGGCCTCGGCGACGGAATGCCGAAGACCCTCGACCAGATCGGCGACACCTTCGGTGTCACGCGTGAGCGCATCCGCCAGATCGAGTCGAAGACGATGGCGAAGTTGCGTCACCCTTCGCGTTCGCAGTCGCTCCGCGACTACCTCGAGTAG
- a CDS encoding proteasome assembly chaperone family protein codes for MRDPRSLYELNPDVIVPAGLPLVAGLTGYADAGGAVAQTTEYLLSTLDSTVVASFEADELLDYRARRPIILFEGDHLTDYTPPRLSLDLAVDELGQQFLLLTGFEPDYQWQRFSSAVLDLIERFEVSSTTWINSIPMPVPHTRPVGVTVSGNRSELIDAMSIWRPTTQVPANALHLVEFRLQELDHPTTGFVLLIPHYLSDAEYPSAAITALEAISAATGRIFPTDALREQGRDFIARIDEQVSENAELAKLVGTLEQRHDSYMEGTTLRSPLTDEDGELPSADEIAAELEKFLAFRRANDDDTPRGL; via the coding sequence ATGCGAGACCCCCGCTCCCTGTACGAGTTGAACCCCGACGTGATCGTTCCCGCCGGGCTTCCGCTGGTCGCGGGTCTCACCGGCTACGCCGATGCGGGCGGGGCCGTCGCGCAGACCACCGAGTACCTGCTCTCGACGCTCGACAGCACGGTCGTGGCATCCTTCGAGGCCGACGAACTGCTCGACTACCGGGCGCGCCGGCCGATCATCCTCTTCGAGGGCGACCACCTCACCGACTACACGCCGCCGCGGCTGAGCCTCGATCTCGCGGTCGACGAGCTGGGCCAGCAGTTCCTGCTGCTCACCGGATTCGAGCCCGACTATCAGTGGCAGCGGTTCAGCTCGGCCGTACTCGACCTGATCGAGCGATTCGAGGTGTCGTCGACCACCTGGATCAACTCGATCCCGATGCCCGTGCCGCACACGCGGCCCGTCGGCGTGACCGTGAGCGGCAATCGCTCCGAACTCATCGATGCGATGTCGATCTGGCGTCCGACGACGCAGGTGCCCGCCAACGCGCTGCACCTCGTCGAGTTTCGGCTCCAAGAGCTCGACCACCCCACGACGGGCTTCGTGCTGCTGATTCCGCACTACCTCTCCGACGCCGAGTACCCATCGGCCGCGATCACCGCGCTCGAGGCGATCAGCGCCGCGACCGGACGCATCTTCCCGACCGACGCGCTGCGCGAACAGGGACGGGACTTCATCGCCCGCATCGACGAGCAGGTGTCGGAGAACGCCGAGCTCGCGAAGCTCGTGGGCACGCTCGAGCAGCGGCACGACTCCTACATGGAGGGCACCACGCTCCGATCGCCGCTGACCGACGAAGACGGCGAGCTGCCGTCGGCCGATGAGATCGCCGCGGAGCTCGAGAAGTTCCTCGCGTTCCGCCGCGCGAACGACGACGACACGCCGCGCGGACTCTGA
- a CDS encoding leucyl aminopeptidase, translating to MAVPTLSVTDSPASASDADVVLLAVRKGADGPELLAEAGFDWVAPVLEALDLSGAAEEFIRIPGVAGGPRVVALVGIGERADAASLRLAAGSALRQLKGELAVAIAVPTDDADAAAALLEGAGLGAYGYDGFRSEPKPRPTSIVLHSVFDGSAIGVDRVRAVVAAVATTKDLVNMPPADLFPERLAQIAVEAAAAVGIGSKVWDEQALAADGFGGILAVGQGSSRGPRLVRLDYTPAGASAHLALVGKGITYDSGGISLKPMTALVGMKTDMAGAATVLSAMVALAELEVPIRVTGWLCIAENLPSSTAARPNDVLRIRGGKTVEVINTDAEGRLVLADGLVAASEEQPDAIVDVATLTGAQMVALGHRIAGLMGEEDLVGQVRAAADSVDESTWPMPLPRDLMQYLKSDVADLANTKLGMTVPGMLLAGVFLQEFVGLREGADTRIPWAHLDIAGPSHNTAAGYGFTGSGATGIAVRTLIRLGEQLAAE from the coding sequence ATGGCTGTTCCCACCCTCTCAGTGACCGACTCCCCCGCTTCCGCCTCCGACGCCGACGTCGTGCTGCTCGCCGTCCGAAAGGGCGCCGACGGCCCGGAACTGCTGGCCGAAGCCGGCTTCGACTGGGTGGCGCCCGTGCTCGAGGCGCTCGACCTGAGCGGGGCGGCCGAAGAGTTCATCCGCATCCCCGGCGTTGCCGGCGGCCCGCGTGTGGTCGCGCTGGTCGGCATCGGGGAGCGAGCGGATGCCGCGAGCCTCCGCCTCGCCGCGGGTAGCGCGCTCCGCCAGCTGAAGGGCGAGCTCGCGGTGGCGATCGCCGTTCCGACCGATGACGCCGACGCTGCCGCTGCACTCCTCGAGGGCGCAGGTCTCGGCGCCTACGGCTACGACGGATTCCGTTCGGAGCCGAAGCCGCGGCCCACGAGCATCGTGCTGCACTCCGTGTTCGACGGGTCCGCGATCGGTGTCGACCGGGTTCGCGCGGTGGTCGCCGCCGTCGCGACCACGAAGGACCTCGTCAACATGCCGCCCGCCGACCTGTTCCCCGAGCGACTCGCGCAGATCGCCGTCGAGGCGGCCGCGGCCGTCGGCATCGGCTCGAAGGTGTGGGACGAGCAGGCGCTCGCCGCCGACGGGTTCGGCGGCATCCTCGCCGTCGGTCAGGGCTCGAGTCGCGGGCCGCGACTCGTGCGCCTCGACTACACGCCGGCCGGGGCATCCGCTCACCTCGCCCTCGTCGGCAAGGGCATCACGTACGACTCGGGCGGCATCTCGCTGAAGCCCATGACCGCGCTCGTCGGCATGAAGACCGACATGGCGGGGGCGGCAACCGTGCTCTCCGCGATGGTCGCCCTCGCCGAGCTCGAGGTGCCGATCCGGGTCACGGGATGGCTCTGCATCGCCGAGAACCTGCCCTCCTCGACCGCGGCGCGCCCGAACGACGTGCTGCGGATCCGCGGCGGCAAGACCGTCGAGGTCATCAACACCGACGCAGAGGGCCGGCTCGTGCTCGCCGACGGCCTGGTCGCCGCGAGCGAGGAGCAGCCCGACGCGATCGTCGACGTCGCGACCCTCACCGGCGCGCAGATGGTCGCTCTCGGCCACCGGATCGCGGGCCTCATGGGCGAGGAGGACCTCGTCGGGCAGGTGCGCGCGGCGGCGGACTCGGTCGACGAGTCGACCTGGCCGATGCCGCTCCCCCGCGACCTCATGCAGTACCTGAAGTCGGATGTCGCCGATCTCGCGAACACCAAGCTCGGCATGACGGTGCCCGGCATGCTGCTCGCGGGCGTCTTCCTGCAGGAGTTCGTCGGGCTGCGAGAGGGCGCCGACACGCGCATCCCGTGGGCCCACCTCGACATCGCGGGCCCCTCGCACAACACCGCAGCCGGCTACGGCTTCACCGGATCGGGCGCCACCGGCATCGCCGTTCGCACACTCATCCGGCTGGGCGAGCAGCTCGCCGCAGAGTAG